The Rhizobium sp. BG4 genomic sequence GCAAAAGCTGCCTGATGGAACCGCGATCGATTGGCCGCGGGTTCCAATAGGGGTTCTCGACCGCGATCCCCGCCGCCTTGTCGAGATCGGCCTCCGTCAAACCTAAATCCCGCAGCGAGAGCGGCGCGCCGATGGATTTGGCGAAATCCCAGAGCCCGCCGCCGACGGACCCTCCGAAAATCTCGGCAACGGGGGCAAGCTCATTGGCTGCCGCCTTTGCATTGAAGCTCGCGGTATGCGGCAGCATGATCGCATGCGTCTCGGCATGCGGCGTATCGAAGGAGCCGCCGAGCGTGTGGCAGATCTTGTGATGCAGCGCCATCCCGACTGCCCCAAGCACGGTTCCGCACAACCATGCGCCATAGAGAGCGTCGCTGCGCGCTTGCGCATTTCCGGGCGCCTTGACGATTTCAGGGAGACTGCGCGCGAAGGCTCGCAATCCCTCGACCGCCATCAGACTGGAGATCGGGTTGCGATCCTGTGCATAGAGGCCCTCGACAGCATGTGCCATCGCGTTCAGGCCGCTCGTGACACTCATCGCAACGGGCAATCCATGGGTCAGCAGCGGATCGTAGATCACCACTTCCGGCAGGATTTTCGCGTCCTTCACCGTCGTCTTCCGGCCGCCTTCGGTCTGGCCGAGA encodes the following:
- a CDS encoding maleylacetate reductase; the encoded protein is MNTRFSYAGSPARIVFGDGSRDSVRDWIMKSGATRALVLSTPHQKPDAEALAHDIGDLACGVFAGAVMHTPVEVTEAAMKVVAETRADCVVSLGGGSTTGLGKAIAYRSDLLQIVVPTTYAGSEVTSILGQTEGGRKTTVKDAKILPEVVIYDPLLTHGLPVAMSVTSGLNAMAHAVEGLYAQDRNPISSLMAVEGLRAFARSLPEIVKAPGNAQARSDALYGAWLCGTVLGAVGMALHHKICHTLGGSFDTPHAETHAIMLPHTASFNAKAAANELAPVAEIFGGSVGGGLWDFAKSIGAPLSLRDLGLTEADLDKAAGIAVENPYWNPRPIDRGSIRQLLQNAWEGRRPAE